The Synechocystis sp. PCC 7509 genome includes a window with the following:
- a CDS encoding response regulator transcription factor: MPSNVLRLLLVEDDELFRLGLRVKLQQETGLEIVAEAEDGESAVEMVKRYPLDVVLLDIGLPGIGGIEACRQIKQQNPQLPVLVLTSHSQQPLITRLLEAGAQGYCLKGISAEVLVLAIRSVAAGASWWDRTATTEIRAKFEPNDEDKEVKGSSTLPLTPREQEILALIATGKSNQEIAETLYITPGTVRVHVHTILHKLGVRDRTQAAVLVTQKQWMATELAKQND, translated from the coding sequence ATGCCCTCTAATGTGCTGCGACTGTTGCTAGTTGAAGATGATGAGTTGTTTCGCCTCGGTTTGCGGGTAAAACTGCAACAAGAGACAGGTTTAGAAATTGTTGCCGAAGCAGAAGACGGCGAGAGTGCTGTAGAAATGGTTAAGCGCTATCCCCTTGATGTGGTGTTATTAGATATAGGATTGCCGGGAATTGGCGGTATTGAAGCTTGTCGTCAAATTAAGCAACAAAACCCACAACTACCAGTATTAGTATTAACATCGCACTCGCAACAGCCTTTAATTACGCGGTTACTAGAAGCTGGGGCGCAAGGCTACTGTTTAAAAGGAATTTCGGCAGAAGTTTTAGTTTTAGCAATTCGTTCCGTTGCGGCGGGTGCTTCGTGGTGGGATCGAACCGCAACTACAGAAATTAGAGCTAAATTTGAACCTAATGATGAGGATAAAGAAGTAAAAGGATCGTCAACTTTACCTTTAACGCCGCGCGAACAAGAAATTTTGGCACTAATTGCTACAGGCAAATCAAATCAAGAGATTGCTGAAACCCTATATATTACGCCAGGTACAGTTAGAGTACACGTCCATACAATTTTGCATAAATTGGGAGTACGCGATCGCACTCAAGCGGCGGTATTAGTTACCCAAAAACAATGGATGGCTACAGAATTAGCTAAACAAAATGATTGA
- a CDS encoding AbrB/MazE/SpoVT family DNA-binding domain-containing protein — MFTLLKVRKVGNSLGTTLPKEILQKLNVGEGDCVFVKETAYGVELTAYDPEFEKAMEAYKEVSGLYKNALRELAK; from the coding sequence ATGTTTACCCTATTAAAGGTTCGGAAAGTTGGTAATTCGCTAGGAACGACACTCCCTAAAGAAATTTTGCAAAAACTCAATGTAGGCGAGGGCGATTGCGTCTTTGTTAAAGAAACAGCGTATGGTGTTGAGCTTACGGCTTACGATCCTGAGTTCGAGAAAGCAATGGAAGCCTATAAAGAAGTAAGCGGCTTATACAAAAATGCTCTACGCGAACTTGCTAAGTGA